Below is a genomic region from Cuculus canorus isolate bCucCan1 chromosome 31, bCucCan1.pri, whole genome shotgun sequence.
TCTGCTTGGACTACTTCGTGGAGCCCGTGTCCATCGGCTGCGGGCACAACTTCTGCCGCGTGTGCATCTCGCAGCTGTGGGGAGGCGAAGGCGGCGAGTACGACGTGACCCCCGGCGCCGTGGGCGGCGGAGAAGCGGGTATGGGTGAGGtgctggaagaggagctggaggaggaggaagaggaggatgagctggaagaggaCGAGCTGGATGtagtgcaggaggaggaggaggaagaggatggtggggcagaggaggaggaagaggatatCTGGAGCGAGGAGGAGGATGCCGACCTGTGGGATGATCCCGtggaggaggagatgtgggATGGTGGGGTCGGGGGCGAGCTTTACTTTGGGGACGAGGACTACGACGAGGACGTGATGGAGGAGGAcgtggaggaagaggaggaggtggaagaggaggaagaagaagtgCAGACGCCTCCTCCCCCTGTCTTAGCCGCGCGGCCCCGGCGCCTCCAGACCTTCACCTGCCCGCAGTGCCGGAAAACCTTTTTCCAGCGGAATTTCCGACCCAATCTTCAACTGGCCAACATGGTGCAAATCATCCGCCAGCTGCACCCGCACCCCCAGCGTCTCGCACCACCAACAGCTGGATCCTCCGTTTCGGGAGCTGCTGGCGGCGTTCCGGCTGTCCTGGTAGCGGTGGGGGGTCAGGGGTCTCCGAATTTGTGCGAGAAGCACCAGGAACCCCTCAAACTCTTCTGCGAGGTGGATGAAGAAGCCATCTGCGTGGTGTGCAGGGAGTCCCGGAGCCACAAGCACCACAGTGTCGTCCCCCTCGAGGAGGTGGTGCAGGATTACAAGGTGGGAAAGGTTTGGGATTGGGATAACGGGGTAGGGTTGTGGGGGGAAACAGAGTTGTGGGAGTCAATGACGTGGGCTGGTGGCAGGCAGACCGTGTTGGGGGGTTGGAGCCGGCATCTGGGTGCGTCTCGCCGGGCTGGTTCAGCGAGCGGCGAAGCCGGGGAGGCACAAACGGGGTGTGTGGGTTGGGATGCAGGAGGCTGGAAAGCCAGGAAACCagctggaatggtttggatggggagggactggtTGGAGACTGGTTTCTCCCTGGGATCCAAGGAGAAACTGAACTCCCCCGGGGAGCTCAGCAGGTCCTGCTGGGCTGGATGCGGGATGCAATTCCTACCTGAGGGGCTTCAGAGCCAGATtccacagccccagcagcagagatgctttgTCGAGGGCTTTAATGAGGCAGCTTTGCCATCTGGAAGGTCTCAGTTCCCAATTGGATGCGACTGAGGGCCGTGAAGCGAAGGAAGAACAGTGGACAGTGGGCACTGAACCCTTTAGTCTCTCGTGGCTTCAGCTGCTCTTTGAGGTTGTGATCCGTTTTGGGGATCTTCAGGAGGAAAGGAACGGGGTTGTTGATTCCTGTGATATCCAAAAGCATCGTGGAGGGATTCCGGCTGCACGTGGTTGCGTCTCACCTCGTTCTCTCTCACTGGAAGCACTCGGAGCTCTGGCCATGGCTGATACTTTGGCAGCTCCCATCGGAGCCGGCTCCTTGGGATTTCTCGGGGGGAATTTGGTAGCCAGGAGGAGGCCGGGGGGAGATCGAGGCAGCTTGGGGTGGGAAGGACATCAATGGGCTGTGCTTCCCTTCATCCAGCTGCTTTGGAGTGGGTTGTTGGAGCATTGCCAGCAGCTCTTTGCTCAGCTCAGTCCGTTTTGCCTTCCCTTTGCTTTGGGAAAAGCGCTGCGTAGACTCAAGAAGGGAGAAGGTTTATCTCTTGCGGGCAGAAGGAACGTCCTGGGAGGGTGGAACGGTGGAAGGGGTTGGAGTTTTGGGAATGCCAAGGCTTATCTGGTGCAGGGAAGTAGGTAGTGGTTTGGTGTTGGCTTTTGCTGATCCAGGAGATGCTGCTCAGAAGGACACTCCAAGCTGGCTCGGGCTTTGGGTTTGGGAGCACAGGATCCTGATCCCAAGGCAGTGGGATGCATATTCCATGGCTCAATCCATGCATCCAGCAGTTTATGCCCGGTGATCGTGAATCCAGATCTTCCCTGCTCTGGTAGGGCAGGATTTGGGGCTTTAAAACCTACTCCCAGCACACGCGCTTACGGAAAAGGGTCAGAAATCCAGGCAAGAGGCTTTGTTCTCAGCCCTGCCATGGAGTTAAGAGATCCAAGGCAGGGATTCCCTGAGGCAGGAATGCCTGAAACGTGTTTCTCTCTCCCAGAACAAACTCCAGAGCCACTTGGAGCCGCTGAAGAAGAAGCTGGATGCGGTCCTGAAGCAGAAATccagtgaggaggagaagatcacGGAGCTGAGGGTAAGAGCCGACCACTCCTGGCACAGCGCGCACTCCTGTATGCGATTCTTTTCCACTCTTATTCCCATTTCTCCATCTTCCACCTCTCTGTCAGCCcttggggaaggaggaagcTGAAACAGCCAGGCCGGGAGCGTGGCTTGGCCTGGAATCTGGCAAGCGGGATGAGCAGGGAAgcttttccctccctgccttgcAGGTTTGAGCTCCAATGAAGGCATTGCAGTCCCTTTGCCGGAATCCGTTGGGATCACagggactggaagctgcttccCTGCTAGATTAGAGCTTCGTGAAGGGAATTTTGTGCCTGAATGCATGGAAGAGAGGACAAATCCATGTCTGCTTAGTGGAAGCTTAGTGGGAGCATCCATCCTTAGTGGGAGCTAAggatgcttttccttctcccactcCACAGGACAAGATGAAGCTGGAGATCAAGGAATTTGAGTCAGATTTCGAGGTGCTGCACCAGTTCCTGATTGGGGAGCaggtcctgctcctgcaccagCTGGAGGAACGCTACGAGAGCCTCCTGGCCCGGCAGAGCCGGAATATTGGCCAGCTAGAAGAGCAGAGCGCAGCCCTCAGCCGGCTCATCGCTGAGGCGGAGGACAAGAGCAAGCAGGACgggctccagctcctcaaggtCTGTCTTTAATCCCATCCCTGGGTTGGGAAGAGAGAAAGCCGTGCTCAGGGAATTCTGGGCAGAGGGCAGGGCCTCTCCCAGTTGGGTTTGAACCTTCCCAAAGGGCTGTAAATTTGGATCGCTCGCATGGTTGATCTCTGGACCGTGAACCCTCGCTTGGCTCTGTGCCGGGAGCTCAGGCTGGGCTTTATGGCAGGGAGATAACGGAGAGAGATGGGAATTGCGCAGAGCTTCCAGACGGGAACAGACCTTGCTCCAAAAAGTCTTCTCCTTGGGGGAACATCATTGCCTGGTGGGCTGTATCCTTCCCCATCCATCCTGCCAGGGATCCCGCATGTCTGTGGATCAGAGCGGGGAAAACATGACGAGAATGGGATTTAGGGGTCCTGGGGTGTCTGTGGTAGCAGGAAAAGCTTTCTCCAAGGGGTGAATCCATGGGATATGTGTCTCGGTGGGATAGTCCTCCACGGGAGGGCACTTATCCTGGCCCTTGGGGTGTTGGTATCGGCGCTGGTTCTCCCTAATcgttttctctttcttcccaccCGGCTGCATCCTCGTGCAGGACATCAAAGGCACTTTCATCAGGTTAGTGGCATTCCCGGTCTGTCGGCATCTCCCTCTAAATAGCGTTTGGGTGGAGAAAAACCATAAGAGCATTTGTTTTGAGCTTAGTGCCGTGGGTGCTTTTCTGGGATTTGGGATGGTGGGAACTCCAGGCTGATGGCGCAGCAGGAGATAAACAGGATTTGGGACAGCAGAAACTCCAGGCTGATGGCCTGGTAGGGAACAAACGGGATTTGGAGGATGACTGGGGATgtgcaggagaagagaaaagctgggaagagctCTCGGGAGTGAGATGTGTCCATGTGGATCTCTTGCTACTGGGAATTCCAGAGGGAtaatttttcccctccttttttgtCTCTAAATCGGCCCCAGCCGCTTGCTGGCGGGTAACGCTTCGTGTCGGAGCGTGGCCTGGCTCTCCCAGTGCTGGTTGGACGTGGCTCCATCCCAGCTGGATGCGGCCATACTGACTGTACCAGCACAACCGGTTTGGCCAATCTTGGCCCTGCTCTGACTTTCTTGGAGTCTGGTTTCTCCTGTTGGCTCTTTATGCTGaatccttgctttttttcccctcccgGCAGATGCGAGAACATCAGATTCCAGGAGCCAGAGATGGTGCCAGTAGATGTGGGGAAGAAATATCGCAACTACTTCCTGCAAGACGTGGTGCTGAGGAAGATGGAGAAGGTCTTCAGCAAAGTCCCTCATGGTGAGGGAGATGCAGCTTCTCAGGGGACTCCTTCTTACCCTGTCCTGCTGGGATCTCTGTATTCCCAGTTTTTTCACCCCTAATTCTCCGTAACggcctcttcctcctctccatgcCTTGTCCCATCCTTTAATCCAGATCCTCTCTTAACGCAGCTGCCAGCTCCTCCCAACCCAAAAGCGGAGCTGGATCCAGAGTCTGGCTCCaggtggggctgggatgggatgggacctGTCCTGGAGTTGGGAGAAACTGGAGGGCTTGGAGGAGCCAGGAGACGCTGGGGTGGAAGAAGGGGTTTAACTCGGTCACAACGGCCACTAGTGCCGCGGATCCATATGCGAGTGAGGATTTGGGACTGAGATTTGGAATTGGGGACTTAGAGGAGAGGAAAACGGTCTTGGGATCTGCTCCCCCTGACATCCCTGTCTCCCTGGCAGCCGACATCACCCTGGATCCGGATACGGCCCACCCTCGCCTGAGCCTCTCCCTGGATCGCCGGAGCGTCAAGCTGGGCGAACGCCGCCAGGATCTGCCGGACAACCCCAAACGCTTCGATTCGGATTATTGCGTGCTGGGATCGCAGGGATTCACATCCGGCCGCCACTACTGGGAAGTGGAGGTGGGAGGCCGCCGGGGCTGGGCGGTGGGAGCAGCGCGGGAAACCGCTCGGCGCAAGGAGAAAACGTTAGGACCGCACCAAAAACGGGAAATCTGGTGCGTGGGCACCAACGGGAAGAAGTACCAAGCGCTGACGGCGACGGAACAGACGGCGCTGGCGCCCGGTGAGCGGCCTCGGCGCTTTGGAGTTTACCTGGACTACGAGCGGGGCCAGCTCGGCTTCTACAATGCCGAGAGCATGGCCCACATCCACACCTTCAATGCCTCCTTCCACGAGCGGATCTTTCCCTTCTTCCGGATCCTGGCCAAGGGCACCCGCATCAAAATCTGTGCCTGACTGGCCCTCGCCTCTCCGTGCCGGATCTGGCCTTGCACACAGCCACGCTCTTTCCCCACTCCCTTTATTCCTCAGATCCCGTTTGGGGATCGAACGCTGCACTTGTCTTCTTGTACCCGCTTGCTCCCAAGGCCTTTTCCCTCCGGGATCGCTGGTTTTGGTTGGAACAGGGGAGGATCCCCTCGGAAGCGTCTTCCCACTGCTTTTGGTTGGAACAGGGAAGGATCCCCCTCTCCCACTGGCTCTCTCTCAGTGCTCCGAGCTGCACTCTCCCTCTTTCCAGTCGATGCCGAAGCTTTTTAGTGCAGTTGAGTTCGGAGGTGCCTCTTGGCTCCCCTCAGAAACGGAGCTCAATCCTTCAAGCTCCGTAAATCGGGAGCGAGCGCTCCTGACGTCTCCAAACTGCCATCGTCACCATTCCAAAACCATCAGCTTTTGTATCCGCGGTGCCTGGATTTCTTGGGATCCATCCTCAGCTCCCAACCGGCGTTTGGACCCGGAGTTGACCCCGCTTCAACCTGCaatgtcccctctttccttGTCATTTCTGGGAGTCTCCCGACTCCAcgttccccccattcccattcctTGTGGACCTGGCACTTTATCAGGGGCCGAGGAGGGTGCGAGGAGCTGATTTTTCCCCCTCTGGAGCTGGCACATCCCGCCCACAGGTGCCGGATCCGGCCTCCCCTTGCAGAGCTCTGAGatgggaatatttattttctctccctctttccttctttttctcagctgcGGCCGAGTTTCCAGCTGAGTCCGGTCCCACTCCAGAGACTCTGCCCGCTCCAGTTgtgttttattctgcatttttttttttttgttggtggattgggttttttttttgtttgtttctttgtttgtttgtttgtttccctgTTGGAATTCCAGAGttagttcaaaatatttttggctaAAAACGCGAATTAAACGGAGATTTTAGTTTTATGAGATGTCAGGAAATGATTAATAAAGAGTCAAGTTGTAAATTCTAGGCTTTGGCTCATTGCGATCCCAGCGGAGGCTTCGGAGAGCTGGGAGCCGGCTTCCGGGAGCTGGGAACAGGTTTGGATTGAACGGGACGGGGATTAGAGTCTGGCCTGGCCTTGCTGTTACCGAGATCCTTCTGACAATCAGCTCGGCCTCGTTAATCTTGACCGAATCCCTCTTAATTAGATGAGATCTGGCCCAGAGCCGCAATTCTGCATCTGCCTTCCTGACGCAGCCAACTCTGCCCGCTTGTGGGCAGCACCCAATGGCACCAGGGTTCGTTCCGGCTCAACGCTAGGTAGGAATTACAGATCCGCCAACCTCAAAAGGGCAAAAAACAGCCCTAAATCCCTGAAAAATGGCTGTTTGTACCCAGAATCAGTGCTGGGAGATGGCTGCGATGAGAAATTCCATGTTTAACCTCTCCTTCTCTAACAGCACCTCCAAAATCCCTGGTGGGCGACAAGGCGAGAATCGCAACTACGGCTGCTTCCCAAATTTAGCTGGTTAGGGGGTTTTCTTGGGAAtggtgtttgttttcccagtttttcTGCAGTGACACGGGGCATGAGAGAAGCTGGAAGGACAGAGAGCATTGTTCCAAGTCCTATCCCTGCCTACAAGTGCGTAATTATCTCCCTCCATTGTTACTTCTCTGCATTCCAGGGTTTAAATCAATCCCGCAGCTCCCAGAATTCCACCAGCCGTCAACTTTCCTCATCCCCAACCCCTTCCCATCACAGCATCCTCAACCTTGGGGGTGTGGGGACATCTCCTGGTGGATCTAAAGCCCTCCCGGGTCCAGGATGTTGGGCTTTGGCCTCTCCCTTAAGATTCCTAATGGAGAAAAGCTCCAGCCCTGGATCTGCTGTGGAATTGCAGGCTGTGGGATGATCCCCAGGGACACGAGCTGGGCAGAGCGCGCTTTTATTGAGTTTTGTACACAAAATCTACGGTTTCCCGTTCCCGTGACCTCATCTGGTGCCGATGGTGACCTGCCAGACCCGGACGAGGTTATCCGTGTAGCCGGCGAACAGCGTCTGCGGAGAAAAACAGGAGTTGGGACACAGAAaggtgggatggggaccagGGTTGGGATTTGAGATACGTGGGAAACGGACTGTGTGTGTTGGGGGGTGAATCCAGAAATGGAGAGAGGCCACCAGTGGCCTCAGGAGTTGGGAAGAGCTTCAGATGGATGAGGGATCCAAAGGAGGAGGGAGGTcccaggagagaagggaaggatccaaggaaaggagagggctcaaaagaaagggaagaatcCAAAGAGGGATTTAGGGAAGTCCCTGCCCTTGCTGGCAGAGGTGGATCCCATCTTCCCCACGCTCACAGGGCTGAGATGCCAGATTTGGCATTCCAAGCGGGATTTACCTGCCCATCGGCAGACCAGGCCAGGGATGTGCACTGGGGCGGCTCCGCTTTGCTGCTGGTGCTGATCACCTCCTGCTTCAGCTCATCCACGATGATCTTCCCTTCCAGATCCTGTGGAGAAAAGGGAACGCATCAGGGATCAAGCGTCTGGCATGGAGACTCCTGCCACAGCAGCTGGAATGTCGGCCCGAAGCAAGGAGTTGCTCAGAAACAGCCTCTGGATTTCTGCACAGAGAT
It encodes:
- the TRIM41 gene encoding E3 ubiquitin-protein ligase TRIM41, whose amino-acid sequence is MAAPGAVSNGIPAGGCGGRLNPVETLQEEAICAICLDYFVEPVSIGCGHNFCRVCISQLWGGEGGEYDVTPGAVGGGEAGMGEVLEEELEEEEEEDELEEDELDVVQEEEEEEDGGAEEEEEDIWSEEEDADLWDDPVEEEMWDGGVGGELYFGDEDYDEDVMEEDVEEEEEVEEEEEEVQTPPPPVLAARPRRLQTFTCPQCRKTFFQRNFRPNLQLANMVQIIRQLHPHPQRLAPPTAGSSVSGAAGGVPAVLVAVGGQGSPNLCEKHQEPLKLFCEVDEEAICVVCRESRSHKHHSVVPLEEVVQDYKNKLQSHLEPLKKKLDAVLKQKSSEEEKITELRDKMKLEIKEFESDFEVLHQFLIGEQVLLLHQLEERYESLLARQSRNIGQLEEQSAALSRLIAEAEDKSKQDGLQLLKDIKGTFIRCENIRFQEPEMVPVDVGKKYRNYFLQDVVLRKMEKVFSKVPHADITLDPDTAHPRLSLSLDRRSVKLGERRQDLPDNPKRFDSDYCVLGSQGFTSGRHYWEVEVGGRRGWAVGAARETARRKEKTLGPHQKREIWCVGTNGKKYQALTATEQTALAPGERPRRFGVYLDYERGQLGFYNAESMAHIHTFNASFHERIFPFFRILAKGTRIKICA